The genomic DNA CAGAAGCAGAGACCGAGATCTCGGCCGGAGACCCCAGGCTGCCTTGTCTCCTCCATGTCACTGTTCATGAGTCAGACCCTCATGTGCGCATCCCCCTCCTCACGTATGCTCCTGCCCTAACACCCCACATATTGCTCCTTGGTTTTACAGCAAGATCACTGTCAAGCTGGGAGCCCATAACATTAGAGAACGTGAAGAGAGCCAACAAGTGATCCTTGTGGATCACCAATACCTGCACCTGGATTATGACAAGGAGCCCCACAATAATGACATCATGTTGCTGAAGGTACTGCTCCCATCCCATTACCTCCCCCCTGTGACCTTAGACTGCTTCAGgtaccacccccatcccatcaccGCGCCTCCAGTGACCCCATGGTCATGGGTTTTTGTtggggacagggtgtgtgtgtgtccttgagTGCGACCCTCATGTTGATCTTCATCGGTCTTGTCTCTCAGCTGGCAAAGAGAGCGAAGCTGAATAGATGGGTGAAAACCATCAACCTGCCCCACACCGAGAAGAAAGTAAAGCCAGGAACGAAATGCAGCGTCGCCGGTTGGGGCAGGACTGTAGCATGGAATAATTTAACCCTGGCCACCACACTCCAGGAAGCGTATGTGGAGGTGCTGGAGGATGACAAGTGTATGTATCGTCACTATAACGCCTCCACAATGATGTGTGTGGGGGACCCAGAGAAGGGCAAAGACTCTGCAAAGGTAAATCTTTTCCTGGCTCCAAACTCCCTTGATAAATCGTTATTATTAATGAGGCTGTTGGTGTTGCAGTCGGGCCTACGAGGGGCTATTGGGGATCAGGCCCCGCTGCACTAGGTGCTCTAGAAGTGAATGGGAAACTAACTGGTCTTCTCTCGGAGGGAGGTAGAGACCAGCTGGTTAGGGGAAAGGGTGGGGCGCTGAGACCAGCTGGGCCATGGGGGGGGGCAAGCAGAGACTGGGGGGACATCGGGGTGGACACTGAGACCAgctgcacagggtgggggggtgcatcAGGGGGAAATGACTCACTGAACTGTTCTCCATCTGTGGCTTGTTTCATTTCGCAGGGCGACTCTGGGGGCCCCCTGGTGTGTGGGAAAACAGCCCAGGGCATCGTCTCCTGGGGGCCCTACTGTCCTCCCGGGGTGTACACAAGAGTCTCCACCTTCATCACCTGGATACGGGAGACAATGAGgaggctgcagccctgagccaTGCCAGGAATCGCTGCACAGGCCAGAGCTGCACCGCTTCTGTCCTTTGGAGAGGCCCAGATGTAGGGGCTGCTTTGCAAAGGGGCTGAGCCCACCCAGGCTGAGCCCCCCAGCCATCGCGCAATTCAGGCTGTGCCCAACCCATGAGCATCAAGGCAGGGAGTCCAGGGGAGTTAGGAGTCAGGTTCAAGGCCAGCGTCTGTCGGCTCCCTTGGAAATCCTGCCTCTTTGCTAGGGAAACAGCTGCTTTATTTCCCCCAGGGTGATGGACATGAGCCAAATCTTGGGGAAGACCCAACAGTTTGTAGCTCTCCCCTCCTGTCTCCCTCTTGAGTGACTTTTTGTTGTTATCTGACCTGCAAAGTCATGTTAAAACTGCAGTTTGCCCTGTCCTCACTGGGCCTTTCCCACATGTTAATtcccccccggggaggggggagaggggaggcggAGGCACCACCCATTCCAGACACACCTGTCCCCATGGTCGGCAAGGCCAGCGGGAAGGGAACTCAGCGAAGGCTACTGATTGCTTCCTTcccacctcccctgccctgccctacccTGCCCTGCTGCTTGGCCTGCTGCATGTCGCTCGCTGCTTCGTAGCCAGCAATGAATAAAAACGAAGTTACAAACAACAGTGATCCAGTGACTGAGCGATGAACTCGAGCTGTGAAatccagagcagctgctgcatctGCTAGGGTCGGAATGGAATTAGCACCTATGGGGGAAGGCCGGGCTTGTGTTAATGCActaggctgggacccaggacaTCTGAATTCAGTGATTTCATGCAGAATGAGGATCTGGTGGGTGCCAGTGAGGAATTAACCCCCTCAGGGCTGGAGAGGTCCCCACTGGCTGGGACAGAGATGCAGAGGGAACTACAAGGAGAAAAGCAGCCTGAGCAATCAACTATCCATACTCCAGAGATTCAACTTCCAGGACAAAAGTGGGAGAGGTTTGAAACAGTTCTAGCCACAAAAAATCAATCTATGTTTCCTAtccccttccatccatccccatccatcgatctatccatctatctgcatcaccttccatccatccccatccatcgaTCTATCCATCTATCCGCATCCCCTTCCATCCATTGATCTATCCATCTATTCGCATTCCCTTCCATCCGTCCCCATCCATTGATCTATCCATCTAtcaccatccccatccatccatccccatccatcgatctatccatctatccgcatccccttccatccatccccatccatcgatctatccatctatccgcatccccttccatccatccccatccatcaatctatccatctatccGCATCTCCTTCCATCCATCGATCTATCCATCTAtcaccatccccatccatccGTCCCCATCCATtaatctatccatccccatctatctatctctctctctattcaatccaatctatctatctatctatccttccatccatccacccacatacatatctgtctgtctgtctgtctctctccacaCCCCCATTTACCTATCCCAATTCACACATGCCTCTCTCTATTGATATCTCTATAGTTCCCCTCCCCGCACCGTGTAATGTAAGAACCAGGTTTAACCTCTTTCATCTCTAAGGGGTgtggggactggatggctcagggggtAAGGAATGGGatacggggcctttcccctctagggggtgccagcTCCCATCCAGCTCCAgacagggggactggctggctatgGGGGGTTGAGAATCAGACACATTATTCCTCTCCCCCATCAACAGGTCTCTGGGAAATGATGCTAtcacagatggggtgggggggggggggctgatctcTCTGAccctcatccctccccccagctcacacCCACTCTCAGAGCAGGGAACAGTTGAGAAGGATTCATGGCTTCATAGATTCCCaggtgagaagggaccattgtgatcatctagtctgagctcctgtagaGCACAAGCCACAGACCTGCCTCACAATAAtcctagagcagagctgttcGACAAACATCCAGCAGCAGCCGgtgtggctgtccctggggcctggggtcagccacactggctgctgcagaagtcatggagttggcgaaaagtcatggaatctgtgacttccatgacctccgggACAGAAATGGAGACCTAAcgataacccccagatcctttttagcCGTTCTACCACCTAGAGAGTTATTCCCCAGTTtctagctgtgcatttgatttttccttcccaagtgaagtactttgcacttgtcttcactgaatttcatcttggtgATTCCAGACCAATTCTTTAATTtgtcaatttcattttgaaatcaaaTGCTGTCCTCCGAAAGGTTTGCAGATCcacccagtttggtatcatctgcaaatttgataagTATATTCTCCGTTCTTTTATCCAAGTCATTATTGAAAAGATTGcacagtaccagacccaggactgacccctgtgggatcccGTTAGAAACACCCTCCCACAACAGCACACCATTGAGAAC from Malaclemys terrapin pileata isolate rMalTer1 chromosome 12, rMalTer1.hap1, whole genome shotgun sequence includes the following:
- the LOC128845866 gene encoding duodenase-1-like: MALTMQLFMLVLLPLSSLLPPGAQAGEIIGGKKAQPHSRPYMAFLIIQRGNESVLCGGFLVAANFVLTAAHCKGDKITVKLGAHNIREREESQQVILVDHQYLHLDYDKEPHNNDIMLLKLAKRAKLNRWVKTINLPHTEKKVKPGTKCSVAGWGRTVAWNNLTLATTLQEAYVEVLEDDKCMYRHYNASTMMCVGDPEKGKDSAKGDSGGPLVCGKTAQGIVSWGPYCPPGVYTRVSTFITWIRETMRRLQP